The following are from one region of the Stigmatopora argus isolate UIUO_Sarg chromosome 9, RoL_Sarg_1.0, whole genome shotgun sequence genome:
- the LOC144082167 gene encoding highly divergent homeobox-like has product MESSFPSGSGMDSWPQRRGFQTMNLRSVFTLEQQIILERYYDNGMTNQSKACFQLILQCAQETKLDFSVVRTWVGNKRRKLASREDQNGGVSHPLPTHGLAGALLSNHTLGGGGLANHGLSAAALLPSEIAAVRNIHNRVHLLPTSSSFPSFSSSSSSTSSSSPLNSGNNDNDVINTSMYSLNSNPRPWPKPTGPMKSESELSALSPTPLIRQAIQSRTHASASSLHSKQVSSSQNLPSLISPSTSLVYTAARDIKTSLPLRDVGLTAGIEGLPPSWTRPGTSLTQPWSSSHSQTPLQPNSETNLQSPPPGHQKGSLSLTLKNSSSTSEQTPRKQQVFNSAERIEGTKIKDGIGSTLKVKEIQKPVSHSLDTSHNFSIAMETGDEEDEWQREEELSFMAAQNIINQEEATSLVKGSPSLATACSPNVPLNSDSTHQGNYSFTQTSLSMEANSQSSASAATCYISSSRKRTFQDRTQFSDDDIIQLKRYWEMGMTSLASLCREKITAAANHLHVDTEIVKTWISNMRRKYRLMCIEIPLPKGGPAVFTNTSSPRGESPVEFSPEEKCLRTPELGDDPNNRASMCLSEDRTMDSHHRDENGTDVTSAAQLANNVKVEVVDEDVEQGDDQDEVMPLDLEQMQSLLEFKHEEVQFLEMELGNQKQKYLDLVSFTKRLLCAVRNKDMEKQQELIAHLPQPLDQVLDMTKDRGTLPDVVSEDKSSTCHITMTKRNVEHAQKLTNEGPLQMNIKEDNYIKVIEHSASEEQMQGVQQH; this is encoded by the exons ATGGAATCCTCATTCCCCTCCGGTAGTGGCATGGATTCATGGCCACAGAGGCGTGGTTTCCAGACT ATGAACCTGCGGTCAGTATTCACATTGGAACAGCAGATCATCCTGGAACGTTACTACGACAATGGGATGACAAATCAAAGCAAGGCATGCTTCCAGCTAATACTGCAATGTGCTCAAGAGACCAAACTAGATTTCAGCGTTGTCCGG ACCTGGGTCGGTAACAAAAGACGGAAACTTGCCTCTAGGGAAGACCAGAATGGAGGCGTGTCCCATCCCTTACCTACTCACGGACTTGCTGGGGCACTGTTGTCCAATCACACACTAGGTGGAGGAGGTCTAGCCAATCATGGGCTCTCCGCAGCAGCATTGCTCCCATCTGAAATCGCTGCCGTGCGGAATATTCATAATCGTGTACACCTTCTTCCCACATCATCCTCCTTTCCTTCTTTCTCGTCATCGTCTTCCTCCACGTCTTCTTCGTCGCCTCTTAACAGTGGGAACAACGATAATGACGTCATAAACACCAGTATGTACTCCCTGAACTCCAACCCTCGCCCCTGGCCAAAACCCACAGGACCTATGAAGTCAGAGTCTGAACTCTCCGCACTCTCTCCCACCCCCCTAATCAGGCAGGCCATCCAGAGCAGGACACACGCTAGCGCCTCATCTCTTCACTCAAAGCAGGTGTCATCGTCACAGAATCTGCCATCCctcatatctccctccacatCACTGGTCTACACTGCGGCAAGAGATATTAAGACAAGTTTGCCCCTCAGGGATGTAGGATTGACTGCAGGGATAGAAGGCCTACCTCCCAGCTGGACTCGACCTGGAACGTCATTAACTCAGCCATGGTCCTCTTCTCATTCCCAAACTCCGCTTCAGCCTAACTCTGAGACCAATTTGCAATCACCACCGCCTGGTCACCAGAAAGGCAGTTTGTCCCTCACTCTTAAAAACTCGAGTTCTACCTCAGAGCAGACACCTCGCAAGCAGCAGGTGTTCAACTCAGCAGAAAGAATTGAGGGCACCAAAATCAAGGATGGAATAGGTTCTACCTTAAAAGTCAAGGAGATTCAGAAGCCAGTTTCACACTCTTTGGATACCAGTCATAACTTCTCGATTGCTATGGAAACCGGAGATGAAGAAGATGAGTGGCAAAGGGAAGAAGAACTGTCATTCATGGCTGCTCAGAATATCATCAATCAGGAGGAGGCAACATCTCTGGTGAAAGGGAGTCCCTCATTGGCCACAGCCTGCTCCCCAAACGTTCCGCTCAATAGCGACTCTACTCATCAGGGCAACTATTCCTTCACACAAACCTCGCTTTCTATGGAAGCCAATTCACAG AGTTCAGCCAGTGCTGCCACTTGTTATATCAGCAGCTCCAGAAAAAGAACA TTCCAGGATCGGACTCAATTCAGTGATGATGATATCATTCAACTGAAACGCTACTGGGAAATGGGCATGACCAGCCTAGCCTCTTTGTGCAGAGAAAAGATCACTGCTGCAGCAAACCACCTCCATGTGGATACTGAAATAGTTAAg ACCTGGATCAGCAACATGCGAAGAAAGTACCGTCTCATGTGTATTGAAATACCACTGCCAAAAGGTGGGCCTGCTGTATTCACAAACACAAGCTCCCCCAGAGGTGAATCTCCAGTGGAGTTTAGCCCTGAGGAAAAGTGTCTGAGAACACCCGAACTTGGAGATGACCCGAATAATAGGGCATCTATGTGCCTATCTGAAG ACAGAACCATGGACTCGCACCATAGAGATGAAAATGGAACAGATGTGACCAGTGCTGCACAATTGGCTAATAATGTG AAGGTTGAAGTAGTTGATGAGGACGTCGAACAAGGTGACGATCAGGATGAAGTAATGCCCTTGGATCTAGAGCAGATGCAAAGTCTGCTTGAATTCAAG CATGAAGAAGTGCAGTTCTTGGAGATGGAGCTAgggaaccaaaaacaaaaatacctgGACCTTGTAAGCTTCACAAAGAGGCTGCTGTGTGCTGTGAGAAATAAAGATATGGAGAAACAGCAG GAACTCATTGCCCATCTACCTCAGCCTTTGGACCAGGTGTTGGACATGACCAAGGACAGAGGAACTCTGCCTGATGTTGTGTCTGAAGACAAGTCCTCCACTTGCCACATTACCATGACAAAACGCAATGTTGAACATGCACAGAAGCTAACAAACGAAGGTCCGCTACAGATGAACATTAAAGAAGACAATTACATTAAAGTTATTGAGCACTCTGCATCAGAGGAGCAAATGCAAGGAGTGCAACAACATTAG